Within the Leisingera thetidis genome, the region GCATCCGGCGCGTTCCTCTTGACTGACTCGATACCGCCATCGCGGCCGGAGGCGCTGGCATAGCTCTGCGAGGTGCCGATTACCTGGCCGTTGGTGGCCTTGAGGTTGAACATGTGCTTTCCGGCCGCGGTCTCTTTGCTCTCATAGCGCGCATCATCTCCGGCATTTTTCCTGACCGACTCGATGCCGTTCTCGGCGCTGGCCTTCTGCTTGTAGCCTTCACTGGCCAGAATGTTCTCGCCGTTACCTGCCTTCAGGCGGAAGCGGAATTCGCCCGCGTTGTCGGTGTAGAGTTCGAATTTTCCTGGCATTGGCAAACTTCCGACGAAAGGGAACAAGACAAAAACAGAGTAGGCTTTCTACTTTTTCATCAATGGCTTGCCAAAGCCTAGCATCTTCTCTCTGGGCTTCAAGCGCATATCGCCACATCACCGGTCAACGCCACCGCCGGGTCCCCACCGCGCCATGTCCGCGGTCGAAATCAACTGCTAGCGGGCCTCCAGAGGTCTGCTGGCGGGTGGTTAGTGGGCGAGCCACTTAGTCGGCTTGTACGGTTGCCAAGTCTCAGGATACTGGTCTGCCCAGTCGAGGAAACTGTCATTGGTCACCACCCTAACGCCTAGGCCCAGAGTTGCGGAAGCATAGGGGAGAGTGGGCTAGCGGAGGACGAGTTCACTCCTTCGAGCCTTCCTCGTCTTCCGCCGTGAGATAGCGGTACCCGGCGTAGGCTAGAGCACCGCCGAGGATGGGCGCAGCAGCAGTAAGAGCCAAGCCAGCAGCCATTCCCCCTCCTACAGCCGCTCCAACTGTGGCAAGGCCAGAAGTAATGCCGGTCGCCCCCAGTCCGGTTACCGCCCCCAGTTGCGAAACCCCCACTAGCGCTGCGCTACCACCAGCCAGGGCGCCACCAGTCGCGGACACCAATTCTTTGCCGTCTTTAGCCAATACTTTTCTCCTCAAAACACGTGAGCAGGTTAGATGGCTGAACGTGCTGCGCAAAGCTGTTTCTGCCCCAGATACTGCCCCAGATTTGCTAGCGGGACGGCTAAGGCGATGAAGCGGATCGGGACGCAAGGCTTCCTACCACCCCAGCCAGTCCTCCTGACATCAAGCAGCTAAGGCACTCCCGGGACCCGTAGCACCCGAAATGCCCCTAGTTTATGCCCCCGCTGGGTGGCACGCTTGCTGGTCGCTGACGAGGCCGGTCTCCCATGGTTAGCGTCCCCTTCCATAGCTTTCCTCTTCCCTTGGCCTAGGGTAGGAGGGAATAGGTATAAGTATTGAATAGAAAGCGGAGGATGGAGCCCCCAGGTTCTTCCTCCCTTCCCATCCAGAACAAGAAGAAAGGGAGACCTATGGGAGACATTGAGAACCCCTGGCACTCCCGCCCAATCGACGTCCACCGCTGGTCAGACCATCCCGAGGTTGCCGAACTCTGCGACCGGATCTGGGACGGGTATCTGCCGAACGATCAGACGTCTGGGCCGAAATGTCACTAGGAGGCTGTTTTGGCAGCAACAACTCTACCCAATACCCCTGCTAAGTTTAAAAGGGCCATTGAAGAGGCGCTAAGAGATCAGTTTCCCGATTTTGGAGAGACACCAGGCCCCGTAATGATCGGGGTGCTGTACTTCTCAGCGGTCTGGAGCCTGTTCGAGTTCAGGGCAACTAATACAGACGCCAACCAAGAGGCGATTGTTGCCTTCGTCACAAAGTGTGACCCGTCTCACGAGCAGATCCGGGAGTTTCAGCCCGCCTTCGATTACTTCAGGGCAAGGTATATCGAGGGTCACAAGACAAATCATAGATTTGCCAGCCTCGTCAGTGGGAACAGCAAATGCGCAACACTAATCGAAGACGCGCTTTTGGAGCGGGAAAGTTCAGGTACCGCCAAGTTGATCGGCCTCCTCTTGATCGCTTACTGCCTCAGGAACAACCTATTTCATGGCACCAAGTGGGCCTGGGGCCTTGGCGATCAGTATGAGAACCTAGCCTATGCAACGCTAGTACTTACCGAGACACTGTCGGCCTTCGCTATCGAACTTGGTTGATTTCAAAAGGCTCAACTGCTCGCCCAGTCCGTTGCTCATGCTCGGCCATCCGTCGAAGATAACTATCTGACCGGGGAGTTTGCCGCCAGATCACGTAGTCTTGGACGTGCTCAGCGTCAGGATTCACTT harbors:
- a CDS encoding YegP family protein — protein: MPGKFELYTDNAGEFRFRLKAGNGENILASEGYKQKASAENGIESVRKNAGDDARYESKETAAGKHMFNLKATNGQVIGTSQSYASASGRDGGIESVKRNAPDAAVDDQTSELSQNRISQVRSPAMAESGVWAV